In one window of Pseudomonas sp. IAC-BECa141 DNA:
- a CDS encoding GNAT family N-acetyltransferase/peptidase C39 family protein, with product MNAVFRLAVVEDLPALLTLEMHCFTTDRLTRRSFQWMITRAHGQLWVAEREGQLAGYALVLFHRGTSLARLYSIAIAPEARGGGLGKQLLQRIEACALEHDCAYLRLEVRTDNPAAIALYERNGYRRFALIHDYYEDHADALRLEKRILQHRDSRDIKVPYYRQTTDFTCGPACLLMAMGALQADRLLERREELQLWREATTVFMTAGHGGCSPQGLALAAWRRGFTVRLQLSMTGPLFLDGVRDAHKKDVMRLVHDEFMAQLNDSDVVQLIGGTQDLPALLADGGQPLVLISSYRLTRSKSPHWVIVTDCDEDFVYLHDPDVDHSQHRQPMDCQHVPVSHGEFEKMCRFGRGKLRAAVVLYARSSA from the coding sequence ATGAATGCTGTTTTTCGCCTGGCAGTCGTTGAGGATTTGCCAGCATTGCTCACGCTGGAGATGCACTGTTTCACCACAGACCGGCTCACGCGCCGCAGTTTCCAATGGATGATCACCCGGGCACACGGGCAATTGTGGGTGGCCGAACGCGAGGGACAACTGGCCGGTTATGCGCTGGTGCTGTTTCATCGCGGCACTTCACTGGCCCGGCTGTATTCCATTGCGATTGCGCCCGAAGCGCGCGGCGGCGGTCTGGGCAAACAACTGCTGCAACGGATCGAGGCCTGTGCGCTTGAGCACGATTGCGCGTACCTGCGGCTGGAAGTGCGCACCGACAATCCCGCCGCCATTGCCCTGTATGAGCGCAACGGCTACCGGCGCTTCGCGCTGATCCATGACTACTACGAGGATCACGCCGACGCGCTGCGGCTGGAGAAACGCATTCTCCAGCACCGCGATTCACGCGACATCAAGGTCCCCTATTACCGCCAAACCACCGATTTCACCTGCGGCCCGGCCTGCCTGCTGATGGCCATGGGGGCGTTGCAAGCCGATCGCTTGCTGGAGCGACGCGAGGAATTGCAGTTGTGGCGCGAGGCAACCACGGTGTTCATGACCGCCGGCCACGGCGGTTGCAGCCCGCAAGGCCTGGCACTGGCGGCCTGGCGCCGGGGTTTTACAGTGCGTTTGCAACTGAGCATGACCGGCCCGCTGTTTCTCGACGGAGTGCGGGACGCGCATAAAAAAGACGTCATGCGCCTGGTGCACGACGAGTTCATGGCGCAGCTGAACGACTCCGATGTCGTTCAACTCATTGGCGGAACGCAGGACCTGCCGGCGCTACTGGCCGACGGTGGGCAGCCTCTGGTGCTGATCAGCAGCTATCGCCTGACTCGTTCCAAGTCGCCGCACTGGGTAATCGTCACCGACTGCGATGAAGACTTTGTCTACCTGCACGACCCGGATGTCGATCACAGCCAGCACCGTCAGCCCATGGACTGCCAGCACGTGCCGGTCAGCCATGGGGAGTTCGAGAAGATGTGCCGCTTCGGTCGTGGCAAATTGCGGGCGGCGGTTGTGCTCTATGCCCGCTCATCCGCATGA
- a CDS encoding RimK family protein yields the protein MSAVQGHWREVSIQSLPPATYLKPQIRTSSQVLIIVERKEDWASYFPSEDILTAQEYLEQPPDNEQGKRVQVINLCRSYKYLGHGYYCSLLAEARGHKVIPSVRTISELTRKSLYGLALDDLDKTLEKALSHHLYSDTEGFTLTLYFGKTHIEPLQDLARQLFEVFPCPILLVEFRRTNGWHIEGIKSGALHKLRDDQEDQFANALDGFSRKIWRVPRSPQVARYDLAILHDPQEALPPSNARALENFVRVGKGMGIDVELIERKDYARLAEYDGLLIRETTSVDNHTYRFAKKAESEGLVVMDDPTSILRCTNKVYLTDLLNSHQLGMPATEILYKERPEDFERVGERLGFPLVLKIPDGCFSRGVIKVESQQALLDATAELFEHSVLLLAQEFFYTEYDWRIGVLNRKPIFACQYFMSKGHWQIYNHKAKGQDVNGECRTLAIHEAPRAVVELAVKTANLIGDGLYGVDLKQAGDKVVVIEVNDNPNLDAGIEDAYLQDDLYSLVLEEFVRRLELKRRGQAW from the coding sequence ATGTCAGCGGTACAGGGTCATTGGCGCGAAGTATCCATTCAAAGTTTGCCACCGGCAACTTATTTAAAACCGCAGATCAGAACTTCCAGCCAAGTGTTGATCATCGTCGAACGCAAGGAAGACTGGGCTTCGTATTTTCCCAGCGAGGACATCCTGACGGCCCAGGAATACCTCGAACAACCACCCGACAACGAGCAGGGAAAACGGGTGCAGGTGATCAATCTGTGCCGAAGTTACAAGTACCTGGGCCACGGCTACTACTGCTCGCTGCTGGCCGAGGCCCGGGGGCACAAGGTGATTCCTTCGGTGCGGACCATCAGCGAGCTGACCCGAAAATCTCTTTATGGTCTGGCCCTGGATGACCTGGATAAAACCCTGGAAAAAGCCCTCAGCCATCATCTCTATAGCGATACCGAAGGTTTTACCCTCACACTTTATTTCGGCAAAACGCATATCGAACCGTTGCAGGATCTCGCCCGGCAATTATTCGAAGTATTCCCGTGTCCGATTCTGTTAGTTGAATTTCGCCGAACTAACGGTTGGCACATCGAAGGTATAAAATCCGGTGCCTTGCATAAGTTGCGTGACGATCAGGAAGACCAGTTCGCCAATGCGCTGGACGGCTTCAGTCGCAAGATCTGGCGAGTTCCGCGTTCGCCGCAAGTGGCGCGTTATGACCTGGCGATCCTGCATGATCCGCAGGAGGCGTTACCGCCGTCCAACGCTCGGGCACTGGAAAACTTTGTGCGGGTCGGCAAGGGCATGGGCATCGATGTCGAACTGATCGAACGCAAGGACTACGCAAGGCTGGCCGAATACGACGGCTTGCTGATCCGCGAGACCACTAGCGTCGACAACCACACTTACCGCTTCGCCAAGAAGGCCGAAAGTGAGGGGCTGGTGGTGATGGATGATCCGACGTCGATCCTGCGCTGCACAAATAAGGTCTATCTCACGGATCTGCTCAACAGCCATCAACTGGGCATGCCGGCTACGGAAATCCTCTACAAGGAACGACCCGAAGATTTCGAGCGAGTCGGCGAGCGCCTCGGCTTTCCACTGGTATTGAAGATCCCGGATGGTTGCTTCTCCCGTGGCGTGATCAAGGTCGAGAGCCAGCAGGCCTTGCTGGACGCCACCGCCGAGCTGTTCGAACATTCGGTGTTGTTGCTGGCCCAGGAGTTTTTTTACACCGAGTACGACTGGCGCATCGGCGTGCTCAACCGCAAACCGATCTTTGCCTGCCAGTACTTCATGTCCAAGGGCCATTGGCAGATTTACAACCACAAGGCCAAGGGCCAGGACGTCAACGGCGAGTGCCGCACGTTGGCGATCCACGAAGCACCGCGCGCGGTGGTGGAACTGGCGGTGAAGACCGCCAACCTGATCGGCGACGGACTTTACGGCGTCGATTTGAAACAGGCGGGCGACAAGGTGGTGGTGATCGAGGTCAACGACAACCCGAACCTCGACGCCGGCATCGAAGACGCTTATTTGCAGGACGATCTGTATTCACTCGTGTTGGAAGAATTTGTGCGGCGCCTCGAACTCAAGCGCCGTGGCCAGGCCTGGTGA
- a CDS encoding magnesium transporter CorA family protein, with protein sequence MINSFALNHGALQRVERLDAEVMLFSDPDAAERDLLHSHFKLDEHALASALDPDEVSRIEFHPDHLFLIWKRPENYSGGGSLAFEVSSCGLLFSPGQLLLIATDDTPLHGLGTGRPLNTPLDVLLDLLFNNIHHYLGHLKVIKLVARELQQKFNASMQNQHLVQMFNLSESLIYYINALHSNGAVLTRLRNHAEKQHFGSEAIGLIDDLIIENNQCYKQAEIYSTVFSGLIDARGNLMNNSMNNLLRKLTLINVVFLPLNLIASIGGMSEFSMMTAGTPWWVSYPLFLAAMLLGAGGMLFGLRRLAK encoded by the coding sequence ATGATCAACAGCTTTGCACTCAATCACGGCGCCTTGCAGCGGGTCGAGCGACTGGACGCCGAGGTGATGCTGTTCAGCGACCCGGACGCTGCCGAGCGCGATTTGCTCCACAGTCACTTCAAACTCGATGAACACGCGCTGGCCTCGGCGCTGGACCCGGACGAGGTGTCGCGGATTGAATTCCATCCCGATCATCTGTTCCTGATCTGGAAGCGCCCGGAGAACTATTCCGGCGGCGGCAGCCTGGCCTTCGAGGTGTCGTCGTGCGGATTGCTGTTTTCACCAGGTCAGTTGCTGTTGATCGCCACCGACGACACGCCGCTGCACGGTCTCGGCACGGGCCGACCACTCAATACGCCGCTGGATGTGTTGCTGGACCTGCTGTTCAACAACATCCATCACTACCTTGGGCACTTGAAGGTGATCAAACTGGTCGCCCGGGAGTTGCAGCAGAAATTCAACGCCTCGATGCAGAACCAGCATCTGGTGCAGATGTTCAACCTCAGCGAAAGCCTGATCTATTACATCAACGCCCTGCACAGCAATGGCGCGGTACTCACACGCCTGCGCAATCACGCGGAAAAACAGCATTTCGGCAGCGAAGCAATTGGCCTGATCGACGATCTGATCATCGAAAACAACCAGTGCTACAAGCAGGCGGAAATCTACTCGACGGTGTTCTCCGGGCTGATCGACGCTCGGGGCAACCTGATGAACAACAGCATGAACAACCTGCTGCGCAAACTCACGTTGATCAACGTGGTGTTCCTGCCGCTCAACCTGATTGCGAGCATTGGCGGCATGTCGGAATTCAGCATGATGACCGCCGGCACGCCATGGTGGGTGTCGTACCCGTTATTCCTGGCGGCGATGCTGTTGGGGGCGGGCGGGATGCTGTTCGGGCTCAGGCGGCTGGCGAAATGA
- a CDS encoding DUF2834 domain-containing protein has product MMSIALPLTALIAFSGYTVSVMLQAEQSLIDFGISLMSRPDTAQVVIDLYLLATLAGVWMYKDARKRGQSGWSVVPYLLLTAVFVSVGPLLYLVVRGLQDRKRPAPVISPAA; this is encoded by the coding sequence ATGATGTCCATCGCCCTGCCCCTCACTGCATTGATTGCCTTCAGCGGCTACACCGTTTCCGTGATGCTGCAAGCCGAGCAATCGCTGATCGACTTCGGCATCAGCCTGATGTCGCGGCCGGACACTGCGCAGGTGGTAATCGATCTCTATCTGCTGGCAACACTGGCCGGCGTCTGGATGTACAAGGACGCGCGCAAGCGTGGGCAGTCGGGCTGGTCAGTGGTGCCGTATCTGTTGCTGACGGCGGTGTTTGTATCAGTCGGGCCGTTGTTGTACCTGGTTGTTCGGGGCCTGCAGGATCGCAAACGCCCGGCCCCGGTCATTTCGCCAGCCGCCTGA
- a CDS encoding NIPSNAP family protein gives MITCHVRYVIDPYQLDAFEAYAKTWLGIVERLGGTHHGYFLPSEGASNIAYCLFSFPSLADYESYRHIALTDPESTALVADLVEKKFIVSYERSFLRPLLP, from the coding sequence TTGATTACCTGCCACGTCAGATACGTGATTGACCCCTACCAGCTGGACGCATTCGAAGCCTACGCCAAGACTTGGCTCGGCATCGTCGAACGGCTGGGCGGAACGCATCACGGCTACTTCCTGCCCTCGGAAGGCGCGAGCAATATCGCGTATTGCCTGTTCAGTTTCCCGTCGCTGGCGGATTACGAAAGCTATCGCCACATCGCACTGACCGACCCGGAAAGCACGGCACTGGTGGCCGATCTGGTCGAAAAGAAGTTCATCGTCAGCTACGAACGCAGTTTTCTGCGCCCACTGCTGCCCTGA
- the eco gene encoding serine protease inhibitor ecotin, producing MGNFTVYATAGLMLASLSTLTHAAKLEDTAPYPKAEAGFTRQVIHLPQQAQEENFKVEILAGKTLEVDCNRQRLGGTLEEKNLEGWGYPFYRLEKVSGPMSTLMACPPGTQKKRAFVPVIGDGFTVRYNSKLPIVVYAPSDVEVRYRIWSASEKVGTAIPE from the coding sequence ATGGGAAATTTCACTGTTTACGCGACCGCCGGCCTGATGCTCGCCAGCCTGTCCACCCTCACCCACGCCGCCAAGCTTGAAGACACCGCGCCTTATCCGAAGGCTGAAGCGGGCTTCACGCGCCAAGTCATCCACCTGCCGCAACAGGCCCAGGAAGAAAACTTCAAAGTCGAAATCCTCGCCGGCAAGACCCTCGAAGTCGACTGCAACCGCCAGCGCCTGGGCGGCACCCTCGAAGAGAAAAACCTCGAAGGCTGGGGCTATCCGTTCTATCGCCTGGAAAAAGTCAGCGGCCCGATGAGCACCCTGATGGCCTGCCCACCCGGCACCCAGAAAAAGCGTGCGTTCGTACCGGTCATCGGTGACGGCTTCACCGTGCGCTACAACAGCAAGCTGCCAATCGTGGTTTACGCACCGTCGGACGTCGAAGTGCGTTATCGCATCTGGTCGGCCTCGGAAAAAGTCGGCACCGCCATTCCCGAGTAA
- a CDS encoding DUF1652 domain-containing protein, producing MFLSALELRNIIESSFLPKRCQCTLSPDLSMTVKVYGDHKTDQVELLVSGIDASHLNSCREINGLIAGLRSDLAQQSAIHSVPRSRVV from the coding sequence ATGTTTCTGTCTGCCTTGGAACTCCGCAACATCATTGAAAGCAGCTTTCTACCGAAACGCTGTCAGTGCACGCTGTCCCCGGATCTGTCGATGACCGTCAAGGTGTATGGCGATCACAAGACCGATCAGGTTGAGCTGCTGGTGAGTGGCATTGATGCCAGTCATCTGAACAGCTGTCGCGAAATCAACGGCCTGATCGCCGGGTTGCGCTCGGATCTTGCGCAACAATCGGCAATCCATTCAGTGCCGCGATCCCGAGTCGTTTAA
- a CDS encoding DUF2790 domain-containing protein, with amino-acid sequence MNIRPFLLTTALACTAFAGLAQANDTAKAVPYEYGMPLHVAKVVSLTEPPTQECKVITADMKYIDNAGKPEQISYRKLSDACSFQN; translated from the coding sequence ATGAACATTCGTCCGTTCCTGCTCACCACTGCCCTCGCCTGCACCGCGTTTGCCGGGCTGGCCCAGGCCAATGACACCGCCAAGGCTGTTCCCTATGAATACGGCATGCCGTTGCATGTCGCCAAAGTGGTATCCCTGACTGAGCCGCCGACACAGGAATGCAAGGTCATCACCGCCGACATGAAGTACATCGACAACGCCGGCAAACCCGAGCAAATCAGTTACCGGAAATTATCTGACGCGTGCAGCTTCCAAAACTGA
- a CDS encoding DUF2235 domain-containing protein, with translation MSTPKNLSDAQAISARSNTDTVGKKSSVLPCEATLHVGFFFDGVSRNLEKDLREDRVTNIGRLFLAYPHEKTAAPSDPANQYHKFYISGLATSFDATLGTNATTSSADLNGAVSKVKDDVSKLPKDNATEAAVDVGKDLLTGKNWWENLTNNIRPKNIISTIATAAAKASVEGVSPVRDDEVVFSLLKTGVDTRLEAATNRFEKLVEDVKKANPISIKKISVSIFGFDYGATLARAFAHKIFEACDPGTTTYKGAKLEVIFAGLFDAVDRSMEASVVLDFLLPISNKVDDGECLPGPVKSALHLVAAHECRDNRRARLIGTGSLTPRWEERLVPGTSFDVGGGLKKDSTPHSRELHMAALHDMYRAAYSAGVPFPSMAKLQEKDRYVSSFFELHDHINGTSAIEASNRYISKAGNKKVSADAFLAHRRLYIQRLRGLWELYSEQHRAYSEEEERLERPVFGENGSFKRMLGMGSETEAQAKKRDTSLKQTRESKESLRAELGWLEEVDREAKRLRIGLASKSEKALLDEWFAPQPKGLSFDIEDLLELYLSDRFMINNMTQSPSTIKYFLVREFDIPDLKKTKGMSPDYMEQMMRKPSTQSSGA, from the coding sequence ATGAGCACACCAAAAAACTTGTCTGATGCACAAGCTATCAGCGCGCGTTCAAACACGGACACGGTGGGTAAGAAGAGTTCGGTATTGCCCTGTGAAGCAACTCTTCACGTAGGATTTTTTTTTGACGGCGTCAGTCGAAATCTCGAGAAGGACTTAAGAGAGGACCGAGTTACGAATATTGGACGGCTTTTTCTTGCCTATCCTCATGAAAAGACGGCTGCGCCCTCCGACCCAGCCAACCAGTATCATAAATTCTACATATCCGGGCTCGCTACATCTTTCGACGCTACTTTAGGAACAAACGCAACTACCAGTTCCGCCGACCTCAATGGCGCAGTGAGTAAAGTCAAGGATGATGTCTCAAAGCTGCCTAAGGATAACGCTACAGAAGCGGCTGTCGATGTTGGCAAGGACCTTTTGACGGGAAAAAACTGGTGGGAAAACCTCACGAACAATATAAGACCGAAGAATATTATTTCCACGATTGCCACAGCAGCAGCAAAAGCGTCAGTCGAAGGTGTCTCGCCGGTCCGTGACGACGAAGTTGTTTTTAGCTTACTCAAAACTGGTGTGGATACTCGATTAGAAGCCGCAACAAATCGATTCGAAAAACTCGTTGAAGATGTGAAAAAGGCAAATCCGATTTCGATCAAGAAAATATCTGTGTCGATATTCGGATTCGATTATGGCGCAACACTGGCGCGAGCCTTTGCTCATAAGATATTCGAAGCGTGCGACCCTGGTACTACTACCTACAAAGGCGCAAAACTTGAAGTTATCTTCGCGGGTTTGTTCGATGCGGTCGATAGAAGCATGGAAGCATCTGTCGTTCTTGATTTTTTGCTGCCAATCTCCAATAAAGTCGATGACGGAGAGTGTCTGCCGGGCCCTGTAAAATCAGCCCTTCATCTAGTTGCTGCTCATGAATGCAGGGATAACAGGCGTGCTCGACTGATTGGCACTGGATCACTCACCCCGCGCTGGGAAGAGCGCTTGGTTCCAGGAACAAGTTTTGATGTAGGGGGAGGACTAAAAAAAGACAGTACCCCTCACAGTCGCGAACTACACATGGCAGCTCTGCACGATATGTACCGCGCAGCCTACAGTGCCGGAGTTCCCTTCCCTTCGATGGCAAAGCTCCAGGAAAAAGATAGATACGTGTCCAGTTTCTTCGAGTTACACGACCACATTAATGGCACAAGCGCCATTGAGGCGAGTAATCGATACATTTCCAAGGCTGGCAATAAAAAAGTTTCTGCCGATGCCTTTCTCGCCCATCGCCGTCTTTATATTCAAAGACTTCGCGGACTGTGGGAGTTGTACAGTGAGCAACACCGTGCTTATTCCGAGGAAGAAGAGCGTTTGGAGCGACCGGTTTTTGGTGAAAATGGATCTTTCAAGCGCATGTTGGGAATGGGTAGCGAAACCGAAGCTCAAGCCAAAAAGCGTGATACGTCTCTAAAACAGACACGTGAGAGCAAAGAAAGTCTTCGCGCTGAGCTTGGTTGGCTTGAGGAAGTTGATAGAGAAGCCAAACGTCTGCGCATCGGACTTGCTTCGAAATCAGAAAAGGCATTATTGGATGAATGGTTTGCCCCGCAACCAAAGGGCCTCAGCTTCGACATCGAAGATCTTCTGGAGCTCTATCTGAGTGATAGATTCATGATAAACAATATGACGCAATCCCCGAGCACAATAAAATATTTCCTGGTTCGAGAGTTCGATATTCCTGATTTGAAAAAGACTAAAGGAATGTCGCCAGACTACATGGAGCAAATGATGCGTAAGCCATCGACGCAATCGTCAGGCGCTTAG
- a CDS encoding DUF3304 domain-containing protein, which yields MSLSLNNLNQRRWKNRALAIGILIIAAPFLAFFIYSQNRMPGAALTSHNYMDRPVGSYWVNDNWGGNGGVTCCWDISGENAKLVWILSMSKAQEDQGMKIERHEALLPLPKRKAGDDTLHVYFLPENKIELLWSATTLDTRYAPENSANPPSDGPGSHP from the coding sequence ATGTCGTTAAGCCTGAATAATTTGAATCAACGCAGATGGAAGAACCGAGCCTTAGCTATCGGCATCCTTATTATTGCTGCCCCTTTTTTAGCATTTTTCATTTATAGCCAAAACCGAATGCCCGGCGCGGCGTTGACGTCTCATAACTATATGGACAGACCTGTCGGTAGCTACTGGGTAAATGATAACTGGGGTGGAAACGGAGGCGTCACCTGCTGCTGGGACATATCCGGAGAAAATGCCAAATTAGTTTGGATCCTGAGCATGTCAAAAGCTCAGGAGGACCAGGGCATGAAAATAGAGAGACATGAGGCTCTGTTGCCCCTGCCAAAACGTAAAGCCGGAGACGATACATTGCACGTCTATTTTCTCCCCGAAAACAAGATTGAGCTTTTGTGGTCTGCCACGACCCTGGATACGAGGTACGCTCCGGAAAACTCAGCAAATCCTCCATCTGACGGACCAGGAAGTCATCCATGA
- a CDS encoding DUF4123 domain-containing protein, which translates to MTKDDAAKAWAEANKNAQSRFAIVETGLLAEPARQQFLKSDPSRRPLMLQPEFAELRNYGPWLVDVSDMEFEAFLAHEYFTGCTTMASWIRTDCPADKFAAHLSDALLAKNEAGEVLMIRSYAPEVLPMLHARDDLSWHAWLFGPLQEWWVPAADDEWQCFKGLNLEQPGKYQPIFLDAKLWKDMEIDPLPYNLTTELEKDAPEVFTSSCHGDRLKQVKHALDAGRAEGLSDPEDVSLFATLQLMDPEFPANWPMWGKAKERAVGEKLPLGVVMRELSE; encoded by the coding sequence ATGACGAAGGACGACGCAGCGAAAGCCTGGGCAGAGGCGAATAAAAACGCACAGTCGCGATTCGCAATCGTAGAAACGGGCCTGCTCGCTGAGCCGGCTCGGCAGCAATTTCTCAAATCCGATCCGTCACGCCGCCCCTTGATGCTTCAACCGGAGTTCGCCGAATTGCGCAACTACGGCCCATGGCTCGTGGACGTCAGCGACATGGAATTCGAGGCCTTTCTCGCCCACGAATACTTCACCGGCTGCACCACCATGGCCAGCTGGATCCGCACCGACTGCCCCGCCGACAAATTCGCGGCGCACCTGAGCGACGCCTTGCTGGCAAAAAATGAAGCCGGCGAAGTCCTGATGATCCGCAGCTACGCCCCTGAAGTACTGCCGATGCTCCACGCCCGCGACGATCTGTCCTGGCATGCCTGGCTTTTCGGCCCGTTGCAGGAGTGGTGGGTGCCAGCGGCGGATGATGAGTGGCAATGCTTCAAAGGGCTTAACCTGGAACAGCCGGGCAAGTACCAGCCGATTTTCCTGGACGCCAAGTTATGGAAGGACATGGAGATCGATCCCCTGCCCTACAACCTGACCACCGAACTGGAAAAAGACGCGCCGGAGGTATTCACCAGTAGCTGCCATGGAGACCGGTTGAAGCAGGTCAAGCACGCGCTGGACGCAGGTCGCGCAGAAGGCTTGTCTGACCCGGAAGACGTCAGCCTGTTTGCCACCCTGCAATTGATGGATCCCGAGTTCCCGGCGAATTGGCCGATGTGGGGAAAAGCCAAAGAGCGGGCTGTTGGGGAGAAGTTGCCGCTTGGGGTTGTGATGAGGGAGTTGTCTGAATGA
- a CDS encoding type VI secretion system tip protein VgrG, producing MLDANATHITLTLEGASADLQVLSFTGREALNEPFRFDLELVSARPDLKLEELLHKPGCLTFGATGEGKIHGLVYRIEQGDSGKTLTRYSISLVPQLAYLRHNHDQQIFQQMTVPKIIAQVLEDRGILSDAYSFQLGAEYPERDYCAQYDESDLHFIQRLCEEDGIHFHFQHGSSGHKLVFGDDQTVFRKLKPVNYQQDSGMTADKPVIKRFNLRLETRTSRVSRRDYDFEKPKILPEGAVKSAFAPDLEDYDYPGRFTTRERGKFLSTRALERHRSDYKLAEGKSDEPTLTTGHFLTLAEHPRAEWNDLWLLLEIFHEGKQPQVLGENVTSDVTDNKSDFHQGYRNSFVATPWDAHYRPALEHPKPKVLGSQTAIVTGPAGEEIHCDQYGRVKVQFHWDREGQADDKTTCWLRVASGWAGAAYGGIAIPRIGMEVLVTFLEGDPDQPLVTGCLYHKENVVPYDLPANKTRSTFKTLSSPGGKGYNEFRIEDKKGAEQIYIHAQRDWDENIEHDQKIRVGNERHDTVEANVLSEFKVEEHRITHLDRVSEMRANDHLTVGVTQHVKVGTAQFVEAGTEIHYHAGDKVVIEGGMELTAKAGGSFVKVDAGGVTISGAEVKANTGGAPGVGSGVQILVPFIPGLAALDKAGRLMQTRLNQKIEAESLAVVPKLKAPKGICVECLKKAMREKLALQSGAN from the coding sequence ATGCTGGACGCCAATGCTACCCACATTACCCTCACGCTCGAAGGCGCCTCCGCCGACCTGCAAGTCCTCAGCTTTACCGGTCGCGAAGCCCTCAACGAACCGTTCCGTTTCGACCTCGAACTGGTCAGCGCCCGCCCCGACCTCAAACTCGAAGAACTCCTGCACAAGCCTGGCTGCCTGACCTTCGGCGCCACTGGCGAGGGCAAGATTCATGGTCTGGTGTACCGCATCGAGCAAGGTGATTCCGGCAAGACCCTGACCCGTTACAGCATCAGTCTGGTGCCGCAACTGGCCTACCTGCGGCACAACCATGACCAGCAGATCTTCCAGCAAATGACGGTGCCGAAGATCATTGCCCAGGTGCTGGAAGATCGCGGGATCCTGTCCGACGCCTACAGCTTCCAGCTCGGTGCCGAGTATCCGGAACGCGACTACTGCGCGCAGTACGACGAATCCGACCTGCATTTCATCCAGCGCCTGTGCGAAGAGGATGGCATTCACTTCCACTTCCAGCACGGCAGCAGCGGCCACAAACTGGTGTTCGGCGACGACCAGACCGTGTTCCGCAAACTGAAACCGGTGAACTACCAGCAAGACTCCGGCATGACCGCCGACAAACCGGTCATCAAGCGCTTCAACCTGCGCCTGGAAACCCGCACCAGCCGCGTCAGCCGCCGCGATTACGATTTCGAAAAACCGAAGATTCTGCCCGAAGGTGCCGTCAAGTCCGCGTTCGCCCCGGACCTGGAGGACTACGACTACCCCGGCCGCTTCACCACGCGTGAGCGCGGCAAGTTCCTATCGACCCGCGCCCTGGAACGCCATCGCAGTGACTACAAACTGGCTGAAGGCAAAAGTGACGAGCCGACCCTGACCACCGGCCACTTCCTGACCCTGGCCGAGCACCCGCGCGCCGAGTGGAACGATTTGTGGCTGCTGCTGGAAATATTCCACGAAGGCAAGCAGCCGCAAGTGCTGGGCGAAAACGTCACCAGCGACGTCACCGACAACAAGAGCGATTTCCACCAGGGCTATCGCAACAGCTTCGTGGCCACCCCGTGGGACGCCCACTACCGCCCTGCCCTCGAACACCCGAAACCGAAAGTCCTCGGCAGCCAGACCGCCATTGTCACCGGCCCCGCCGGCGAAGAAATCCACTGCGACCAGTACGGCCGCGTGAAAGTGCAATTCCACTGGGACCGCGAAGGTCAGGCCGACGACAAGACCACCTGCTGGCTGCGGGTCGCCAGCGGCTGGGCCGGCGCTGCCTACGGCGGCATCGCCATCCCACGGATCGGCATGGAAGTGCTGGTGACCTTCCTCGAAGGCGACCCCGACCAGCCACTGGTGACCGGCTGCCTGTACCACAAGGAAAACGTCGTTCCCTACGACCTGCCGGCGAACAAGACCCGCAGCACCTTCAAGACCCTGAGCTCACCGGGTGGCAAGGGCTACAACGAATTCCGCATCGAAGACAAAAAAGGCGCGGAACAGATCTACATCCATGCCCAGCGCGACTGGGATGAGAACATTGAGCACGACCAGAAGATTCGGGTTGGCAACGAACGGCATGACACGGTCGAAGCCAATGTTTTAAGTGAATTCAAGGTTGAAGAGCACCGCATCACTCATCTGGATCGTGTCAGTGAGATGCGGGCGAATGATCACCTGACCGTGGGCGTGACCCAGCATGTGAAGGTCGGCACCGCGCAGTTCGTTGAAGCGGGCACGGAGATTCATTACCACGCCGGCGACAAGGTCGTGATCGAGGGTGGTATGGAACTGACGGCCAAGGCTGGCGGCAGTTTCGTCAAGGTTGATGCGGGTGGTGTGACCATCAGCGGTGCGGAAGTGAAGGCCAATACTGGTGGTGCGCCGGGGGTGGGTTCTGGCGTTCAGATCCTCGTGCCTTTCATCCCTGGCCTGGCAGCCCTCGACAAGGCCGGACGCTTGATGCAAACCCGGCTGAATCAAAAGATCGAGGCTGAATCGCTGGCCGTCGTGCCGAAGTTGAAGGCGCCGAAAGGCATCTGCGTTGAATGTCTGAAGAAAGCCATGCGGGAAAAACTGGCCCTGCAATCGGGAGCCAATTGA